One window of the Actinomyces wuliandei genome contains the following:
- a CDS encoding Gfo/Idh/MocA family oxidoreductase, with product MARRILSIGFIGNGKGTNRYHIPFSQALPEKFRVKTVHARHIRHDVWPALPGVTYTSDLEVVLTDPEIDVVEISTPHSTHYELSRQALKAGKHVVCDKAFVGTVAQAEELYALADAQGVTVQCYQNRRFDSDYLTARKVMESGRLGKVFEIVTHYDYWREEFVEHGRTGVYDRLSGIVYGHSCHCVDQLIDWLGVPDRWHAEARQLYGPGRPDLYFDFDLYYDDLGIKATAAASYTAAIQRPSFEVYGDRGTFIKVEKDQQERDLKHFYLPAGHEDFGLDMPEQWGTLRYYDDDSRMHEERVETVRSTYSMFYDALYETVAHGAPLLVRPEETLAQLRILEDAVKDLR from the coding sequence ATGGCAAGGCGCATCCTGAGCATCGGGTTCATCGGCAACGGGAAGGGGACCAACCGGTACCACATCCCCTTCTCGCAGGCGCTACCCGAGAAGTTCCGCGTCAAGACCGTGCACGCACGCCACATCAGGCACGACGTGTGGCCAGCGCTGCCCGGCGTGACCTACACCTCCGACCTGGAGGTCGTGCTCACCGACCCCGAGATTGACGTGGTGGAGATTAGCACGCCGCACTCCACGCACTACGAGCTCAGTCGGCAGGCACTCAAGGCGGGCAAGCACGTGGTGTGCGACAAGGCCTTTGTCGGCACCGTGGCACAGGCCGAGGAGCTCTACGCGCTCGCCGACGCCCAGGGTGTCACCGTCCAGTGCTACCAGAACCGCCGATTCGACTCGGACTATCTCACGGCGCGTAAGGTCATGGAGTCGGGCAGGCTGGGCAAGGTGTTCGAGATCGTCACGCACTACGACTACTGGCGCGAGGAGTTCGTTGAGCACGGGAGGACGGGCGTCTACGACCGCCTCTCAGGTATCGTGTACGGCCACTCCTGCCACTGCGTCGACCAGCTCATCGACTGGCTCGGCGTGCCCGACCGCTGGCACGCCGAGGCCCGCCAGCTCTACGGGCCAGGACGTCCCGACCTGTACTTCGACTTCGACCTCTACTACGACGACCTGGGGATCAAGGCGACCGCGGCAGCAAGCTACACGGCCGCTATCCAGCGCCCGAGCTTTGAGGTGTACGGCGACCGCGGTACCTTCATCAAGGTGGAGAAAGACCAGCAGGAGCGCGACCTCAAGCACTTCTACCTTCCGGCAGGCCACGAAGACTTCGGCCTCGACATGCCCGAGCAGTGGGGCACGCTGCGCTACTACGACGACGACAGCCGCATGCACGAGGAGCGGGTGGAGACCGTGCGGTCGACCTACTCCATGTTCTACGACGCCCTGTACGAGACCGTGGCCCACGGCGCCCCGCTGCTGGTGCGGCCCGAGGAGACCCTGGCCCAGCTGCGGATCCTTGAGGACGCGGTCAAGGACCTGAGATAG
- a CDS encoding phosphoglyceromutase, producing the protein MAYTLVLLRHGESEWNAKNLFTGWVDVPLSDKGRAEAVRGGELLKEAGVLPEKLFTSVLRRAIMTANLALDAADRHWIPVERHWRLNERHYGALQGKNKKEIRDEYGEEQFMLWRRSYDVPPPEIELGSEFSQDSDPRYAGEPIPATECLKDVLERLLPYWEGTVVPEIRTGRTVMIAAHGNSLRAIVKHLDEVSDEDIAGVNIPTGIPLVYELDEETLKPLTKGGRYLDPEAEAKIAAVANQGR; encoded by the coding sequence ATGGCTTACACCCTCGTGCTGCTCCGCCACGGCGAGAGCGAATGGAACGCAAAGAACCTCTTTACCGGCTGGGTCGATGTGCCGCTGTCTGACAAGGGGCGTGCAGAGGCTGTCCGCGGCGGTGAGCTCCTCAAGGAGGCGGGAGTCCTGCCTGAGAAGCTCTTCACCTCCGTGCTGCGTCGTGCCATCATGACCGCTAACCTGGCCCTGGACGCCGCAGATCGCCACTGGATTCCGGTGGAACGGCACTGGCGGCTCAACGAGCGCCACTACGGCGCCCTCCAGGGCAAGAACAAGAAGGAGATCCGGGACGAGTACGGCGAGGAGCAGTTCATGCTCTGGCGCCGCTCTTATGACGTCCCTCCCCCGGAGATCGAGCTGGGCTCAGAGTTCTCCCAGGACTCGGACCCCCGTTACGCCGGGGAGCCCATTCCTGCCACGGAGTGCCTCAAGGACGTGCTGGAGCGTCTGCTGCCCTACTGGGAGGGCACGGTTGTCCCGGAGATCCGGACGGGAAGGACCGTCATGATCGCTGCCCACGGCAACTCGCTGCGGGCAATCGTCAAGCACCTTGACGAGGTCTCCGACGAGGACATCGCCGGTGTCAACATCCCGACCGGTATCCCGCTCGTCTACGAGCTCGACGAGGAGACTCTCAAGCCGCTGACCAAGGGCGGCCGCTACCTTGACCCTGAGGCTGAGGCCAAGATCGCCGCAGTGGCCAACCAGGGCAGGTGA
- the phoU gene encoding phosphate signaling complex protein PhoU gives MRDIFHQELRQLGADLESMAHQVATAVERAAESLRHGDIIVAEQVIDADERINDLQRDIDDLCVMLLARQQPVAGDLRHVLSALRMAQTLERQGDLARHVAAIARGRYPEPPAPEPVLGLLLQMADLAVRAGKDVARLVESRDLGLAKTIEAGDSELDALHRRSFQMILDPAHELSRQQVIDAVLLGRFLERFGDHSTSVARRVAYLVSGASLPETHDNEDADALHQP, from the coding sequence GTGCGTGACATCTTCCATCAGGAGCTCAGACAGCTAGGCGCCGACCTTGAGTCCATGGCGCACCAGGTCGCCACCGCTGTCGAACGTGCCGCCGAGTCCCTGCGTCACGGCGACATTATCGTCGCTGAGCAGGTCATCGACGCCGACGAGCGCATCAACGACCTCCAGCGCGACATCGACGACCTGTGCGTCATGCTGCTGGCCCGCCAGCAGCCAGTTGCCGGCGACCTCCGTCACGTCCTGTCCGCCCTGCGTATGGCCCAGACCCTGGAGCGCCAGGGGGACCTGGCCCGCCATGTCGCGGCAATCGCCCGGGGACGCTACCCCGAGCCACCCGCCCCCGAGCCGGTCCTTGGCCTCCTCCTGCAGATGGCGGACCTGGCGGTCCGAGCGGGCAAGGACGTGGCCCGGCTGGTCGAGAGCCGCGACCTGGGCCTGGCCAAGACGATCGAGGCCGGGGACAGTGAGCTGGACGCCCTGCACCGCAGGTCCTTCCAGATGATCCTGGACCCGGCTCACGAGCTGAGCCGCCAGCAGGTCATTGACGCGGTCCTGCTGGGCCGCTTCCTGGAACGGTTCGGCGACCACTCCACCTCCGTGGCCCGTCGAGTCGCCTACCTGGTCTCAGGGGCGTCGCTGCCAGAGACCCACGACAACGAGGACGCCGACGCCCTGCACCAGCCCTGA
- a CDS encoding histone-like nucleoid-structuring protein Lsr2: MAQKTQVILVDDVDGSEATQTITFALDGVTYEIDVNDEHAAALRESLEEWVAKARRVGGRRNTRRRPSGSSDTQKIREWAREQGMEVSDRGRVSAEVRDAYYKAH; encoded by the coding sequence ATGGCACAGAAGACGCAAGTCATCCTCGTCGACGACGTCGACGGCTCCGAGGCGACCCAGACCATCACGTTCGCGCTTGACGGCGTCACCTACGAGATTGACGTTAACGACGAGCACGCAGCCGCTCTTCGTGAGTCTCTTGAGGAGTGGGTGGCAAAGGCTCGTCGCGTCGGTGGACGGCGTAACACCCGACGTCGCCCCTCCGGGTCGTCGGACACGCAGAAGATTCGCGAGTGGGCGCGGGAGCAGGGTATGGAGGTCTCTGACCGCGGCCGTGTCTCGGCGGAGGTCCGTGACGCCTACTACAAGGCCCACTGA
- a CDS encoding response regulator transcription factor yields MTRILLVEDEENFREPLTLSLRRDGFEVVQAVDGVAAVEVFEAASAPGGCGPIDLVLLDLMLPRLSGTEVCRRIRHGSAVPIIVLSAKDSEVDKIVGLELGADDYVTKPYSYRELAARVNAVLRRSRAASLPQETGLVLEAGRVVMDLGRHEVRVGGEVVAMPLREFELLELFLRHQDRVLTRRQILDEVWGADYVGDTKTLDVHVKRLRAKIEAEPSRPTVLVTVRGLGYRLIPGGPGA; encoded by the coding sequence GTGACACGTATTCTCCTGGTTGAGGACGAGGAGAACTTCCGTGAGCCGCTGACACTGAGTCTGAGGCGTGACGGGTTCGAGGTGGTCCAGGCCGTGGACGGGGTCGCTGCGGTCGAGGTCTTTGAGGCCGCCTCCGCCCCCGGTGGCTGCGGTCCGATAGACCTGGTCCTGTTGGACCTGATGCTGCCGCGCCTGAGCGGGACCGAGGTCTGCCGCCGGATCCGGCACGGCTCTGCGGTGCCCATCATCGTGCTCAGTGCCAAGGACTCCGAGGTGGACAAGATCGTGGGGCTGGAGCTGGGTGCCGACGACTACGTCACCAAGCCCTACTCCTACCGTGAGCTGGCTGCCAGGGTCAACGCGGTGCTGCGTCGCAGCCGGGCGGCCAGCCTGCCGCAGGAGACGGGGCTGGTGCTGGAGGCGGGGCGCGTCGTCATGGACCTGGGGCGCCACGAGGTACGGGTGGGCGGGGAGGTGGTGGCGATGCCGCTGCGTGAGTTCGAGCTCCTGGAGCTCTTCCTGCGTCACCAGGACCGGGTCCTCACCCGTCGCCAGATCCTCGACGAGGTCTGGGGCGCTGACTACGTGGGCGACACCAAGACCCTTGATGTCCACGTCAAGCGGCTGCGAGCCAAGATCGAGGCTGAGCCCTCCCGGCCCACGGTGCTGGTTACCGTGCGCGGCCTGGGCTACCGGCTCATCCCAGGTGGTCCGGGGGCCTGA
- a CDS encoding putative quinol monooxygenase, producing MIHVIATFAVSPGQVDRFIETAQPLVSASRAENGNISYELLRSREEPTRLTFLETWRDDAALQAHSASQHFTTIIPRLLLLAEGEPSTVQYVAA from the coding sequence ATGATCCACGTCATCGCCACCTTTGCGGTCAGCCCCGGCCAGGTCGACAGGTTCATCGAGACGGCCCAGCCCCTTGTGTCAGCCTCACGCGCCGAGAACGGCAACATCTCCTACGAGCTGCTGCGCTCGCGTGAGGAGCCCACCCGCCTGACCTTCCTGGAGACCTGGAGAGACGACGCCGCGCTCCAGGCACACAGCGCCTCGCAGCACTTCACCACGATCATCCCCCGCCTGCTGCTGCTTGCCGAGGGGGAGCCCTCGACCGTCCAGTACGTAGCAGCCTGA
- a CDS encoding sensor histidine kinase: protein MEAVWLLIAAVVGAVAGAVAVRVLGGARGRGRYQDSPQSGGLAGTDTVVAVLAALSSTVVVLDEDDEVLRASASAYTYNIVRDDAVADPAVAAMVATVRAAGSPQEAPVTVARGPVSGAGQFYLQVRVAGLGQGRVLVLAEDRTAARRVEEMRRDFVANVSHELKTPVGAIALLAETVEEGARDPSLDPGFVSDYAGRIRKEARRLEVLVHEIIELTRLQEGDALEEPEEVELDEVVAEALDRVRVEAEACQVELVSGGVPGLRVRGDTALITTAVRNLLDNAVRYSAPRSRVAVGTSLDERDDGLVRIAVVDQGVGISKNEQDRVFERFYRVDRARSRSTGGTGLGLSIVKHVAADHGGAVEVWSAPGRGSTFTLVLPRLREREAGLLQGTQLGGE, encoded by the coding sequence GTGGAAGCTGTCTGGTTGCTCATCGCTGCTGTCGTCGGGGCGGTGGCAGGGGCGGTCGCTGTCCGGGTCCTGGGCGGGGCGCGTGGCAGGGGGCGGTACCAGGACTCCCCGCAGTCGGGTGGACTGGCCGGGACCGACACGGTCGTCGCCGTCCTGGCGGCCCTCAGCTCGACCGTCGTCGTCCTGGACGAGGACGACGAGGTCCTGCGTGCCTCGGCCAGCGCCTACACCTACAACATCGTGCGTGACGACGCCGTGGCCGACCCGGCCGTGGCCGCGATGGTGGCAACGGTGCGTGCCGCAGGCTCGCCCCAGGAGGCTCCTGTGACGGTGGCGCGGGGGCCTGTCAGCGGAGCGGGGCAGTTCTACCTCCAGGTACGGGTCGCCGGGCTGGGGCAGGGGCGTGTCCTGGTCCTCGCGGAGGACCGCACGGCGGCGCGGAGGGTGGAGGAGATGCGCCGGGACTTTGTGGCCAACGTCTCTCACGAGCTCAAGACTCCTGTCGGTGCGATAGCGCTGCTGGCTGAGACCGTGGAGGAGGGCGCCCGTGACCCTTCCCTGGACCCTGGCTTCGTGAGCGACTATGCGGGGCGCATACGCAAGGAGGCGCGTCGCCTGGAGGTGCTTGTCCACGAGATCATCGAGCTGACGCGGCTCCAGGAGGGTGACGCCCTGGAGGAGCCCGAGGAGGTCGAGCTCGACGAGGTCGTCGCCGAGGCCCTGGACCGTGTCAGGGTGGAGGCGGAGGCCTGCCAGGTCGAGCTGGTCTCCGGGGGCGTGCCGGGGCTGCGGGTCCGTGGCGATACCGCCCTCATCACCACGGCTGTGCGCAACCTCCTGGACAACGCGGTGCGCTACTCCGCCCCCCGCAGCCGGGTGGCTGTCGGTACCTCCCTGGACGAGCGTGACGACGGTCTGGTGCGCATCGCGGTCGTGGACCAGGGTGTCGGGATCAGCAAGAATGAGCAGGACCGGGTCTTTGAGCGGTTCTACCGGGTGGACAGGGCACGTTCGCGCTCCACTGGCGGCACGGGGCTGGGCCTGAGCATCGTCAAGCACGTCGCTGCTGACCACGGAGGCGCTGTCGAGGTGTGGTCCGCCCCGGGGCGGGGCTCGACCTTCACACTGGTCCTGCCTCGGCTGCGTGAGCGTGAGGCCGGGCTGCTCCAGGGGACGCAGCTGGGAGGAGAGTGA
- a CDS encoding MFS transporter yields the protein MTTPAPSPSRPPAGAGPLPASPTASSPRRPSLLTWPVLAWGLWDWGSAAFNAVITTFVFTVYLTSEAFGPEASTQSALSTGLAVAGVCIALLAPVTGQRSDQAGRTVFWLAAYTAVVVAVSAAMFLVLPRPGYLWLGIVLLGVGNVFFELATVNYNGMLGHLATRDRIGAVSGLGWGMGYIGGIVLLLILYVGFIQPPVGWFGVTGEDGLDVRVSVLLSALWFALFALPLVVTQSGRGARRRRTRVAVTNQEEASRGEERQTASMEAEPDDDQQERPPRPRESLAASYVSLWRTLVRLRHDHPEVLWFLLASAVFRDGLAGVFTYGGVIAQATFGFSAGDVIVFAVAANLVAGVTTIAAGRLDDAVGARRVILGSLVVLAVAGVLVFVLHDAGAGVFWGLGLVLSGCVGPAQSASRSFLARLIPPGQEGEVFGLYATTGRAVSFLAPTMYGVLLGVGASVEGVGATHWGVLGVVAVVLAGLLLMLRVRDTDGHVALGGAGA from the coding sequence ATGACAACGCCTGCCCCGTCCCCCTCGCGCCCCCCGGCAGGCGCAGGCCCGCTGCCCGCCTCTCCCACGGCCTCCTCCCCGCGCCGCCCGTCGCTGCTGACCTGGCCCGTCCTCGCCTGGGGGCTGTGGGACTGGGGATCGGCGGCCTTCAACGCCGTCATCACAACCTTTGTCTTCACCGTCTACCTCACCAGCGAGGCCTTTGGCCCCGAGGCCTCCACCCAGTCCGCGCTCAGCACCGGGCTGGCCGTGGCGGGCGTGTGCATCGCCCTCCTGGCACCGGTCACGGGCCAGCGCTCGGACCAGGCCGGGCGCACCGTGTTCTGGCTGGCTGCCTACACGGCTGTCGTGGTGGCTGTGTCTGCGGCGATGTTCCTGGTGCTGCCCAGGCCTGGCTACCTGTGGCTGGGGATCGTCCTGCTGGGGGTGGGCAACGTCTTCTTCGAGCTGGCTACCGTCAACTACAACGGCATGCTGGGCCACCTGGCTACCAGGGACAGGATCGGGGCCGTCTCCGGCCTGGGGTGGGGCATGGGCTATATCGGAGGCATCGTCCTGCTGCTCATCCTCTACGTCGGCTTCATACAGCCGCCGGTGGGGTGGTTCGGTGTCACTGGCGAGGACGGACTGGACGTCCGGGTGTCAGTGCTGCTGTCTGCCCTGTGGTTCGCCTTGTTCGCCCTGCCGCTCGTGGTGACGCAGTCTGGGCGGGGTGCCAGGCGCCGTCGTACCCGGGTCGCCGTGACCAACCAGGAGGAGGCCAGCCGGGGGGAGGAGCGGCAGACGGCCAGCATGGAGGCCGAGCCCGACGACGACCAGCAGGAGCGGCCGCCCAGGCCTCGTGAGTCACTGGCTGCCTCCTACGTGAGCCTGTGGCGCACCCTCGTGCGTCTGCGTCACGACCACCCGGAGGTCCTGTGGTTCCTCCTGGCCTCTGCCGTGTTCCGGGACGGGCTGGCGGGCGTGTTCACCTACGGCGGCGTTATCGCCCAGGCGACCTTCGGCTTCTCCGCAGGGGACGTCATCGTCTTCGCCGTCGCCGCGAATCTGGTGGCCGGGGTGACCACAATTGCTGCCGGGCGTCTGGACGACGCCGTCGGAGCCCGTCGGGTCATCCTGGGCAGCCTTGTCGTCCTGGCGGTGGCAGGGGTCCTGGTCTTCGTCCTGCACGACGCGGGAGCCGGGGTCTTCTGGGGGCTGGGGCTGGTGCTGTCGGGCTGCGTGGGGCCGGCCCAGTCGGCGTCGCGCTCCTTCCTGGCGCGGCTCATCCCGCCGGGCCAGGAGGGGGAGGTCTTCGGGCTCTACGCCACCACCGGGCGGGCGGTGTCCTTCCTGGCACCCACGATGTACGGGGTGCTCCTCGGGGTGGGCGCCTCGGTCGAGGGCGTGGGCGCCACCCACTGGGGGGTCCTGGGAGTCGTCGCGGTCGTGCTGGCGGGCCTGCTGCTCATGCTGCGGGTCAGAGACACCGACGGGCACGTCGCCCTCGGTGGTGCCGGGGCGTGA
- a CDS encoding IspD/TarI family cytidylyltransferase, whose amino-acid sequence MSPTCPADSSPSVPLAHPAEGVVAVLTAAGSGRRLGAGGPKALVRVGGLSLLRRAVQGLADSGVVDHVVVTAPTAELDRFRAEVDGVAAVAAEVVAGSALSRQASVRLGLEAALGRMPAAEVVLVHDAARALTPPEVTRRVVAAVRAGHGAVVPALAVTDTVKEVAPGLVAAQPGAVYLSAVPGLPGCPEAGGEEPPRPWAEAVVGTPERARLRTVQTPQGFSADVLVSAHRAGATREVDEALAASDDAGLVEAQGGKVVVVAGHEQAFKITTPLDLALAEAVLRD is encoded by the coding sequence GTGAGCCCCACCTGCCCTGCCGACTCCTCCCCTTCCGTGCCCCTCGCCCACCCCGCTGAGGGCGTGGTGGCTGTCCTGACTGCGGCAGGCTCAGGCCGTCGACTGGGGGCGGGAGGCCCTAAGGCCCTGGTGAGGGTAGGAGGGCTGTCCCTGTTGCGTCGCGCTGTCCAGGGGCTTGCCGACTCCGGCGTGGTGGACCATGTCGTGGTGACCGCGCCGACTGCGGAGCTGGACCGCTTCCGTGCCGAGGTGGATGGAGTGGCTGCCGTGGCTGCTGAGGTCGTGGCGGGCTCGGCCCTCTCCCGGCAGGCCTCGGTCCGCCTGGGCCTGGAGGCTGCGCTGGGCAGGATGCCAGCTGCCGAGGTGGTGCTGGTCCACGACGCGGCCCGGGCACTGACCCCGCCGGAGGTGACGCGTCGGGTCGTGGCTGCGGTGCGTGCCGGTCACGGTGCGGTGGTTCCCGCCCTGGCCGTCACCGACACGGTCAAGGAGGTGGCCCCGGGGCTCGTGGCGGCCCAGCCCGGGGCGGTGTACCTGTCGGCCGTGCCGGGCCTTCCCGGGTGTCCGGAGGCGGGAGGTGAGGAGCCGCCCAGGCCGTGGGCCGAGGCCGTCGTCGGCACGCCCGAGCGTGCGCGGCTGCGCACCGTGCAGACTCCGCAGGGCTTCTCCGCCGACGTCCTGGTGTCGGCCCACCGGGCTGGCGCCACCAGGGAGGTGGACGAGGCCCTGGCGGCCTCGGACGACGCCGGACTGGTCGAGGCCCAGGGCGGGAAGGTCGTCGTCGTGGCCGGGCATGAGCAGGCCTTCAAGATCACCACGCCCCTGGACCTGGCCCTGGCCGAGGCCGTCCTGCGCGACTAG
- a CDS encoding CarD family transcriptional regulator encodes MTFEIGETVVYPHHGAARIIDIRQRKVRGESKTYLQLEVAQGDLTILVPAESVELIGVRDVVDETGLERVFDVLRAPLTEEPTNWSRRFKANQEKIASGDVIKVAEVVRDLSRRDTDRGLSAGEKRMLAKARQILVSELALAQNTPEEVAESRLDEALAS; translated from the coding sequence ATGACCTTTGAGATCGGCGAGACCGTTGTCTACCCCCATCACGGCGCAGCCCGGATTATTGATATTCGGCAGCGTAAGGTGCGGGGTGAGTCCAAGACCTACCTGCAGCTTGAGGTGGCTCAGGGGGATCTGACGATTCTTGTCCCTGCGGAGAGCGTCGAGCTGATCGGGGTTCGTGACGTTGTCGATGAGACCGGTCTGGAGAGGGTTTTTGACGTTCTGCGGGCGCCACTGACCGAGGAGCCCACCAACTGGTCGCGGCGCTTCAAGGCCAACCAGGAGAAGATCGCTTCTGGTGATGTCATCAAAGTGGCTGAGGTGGTTCGTGACCTGTCTCGCCGTGACACGGACCGGGGACTGTCTGCCGGAGAGAAGCGGATGCTCGCCAAAGCAAGGCAGATTCTGGTCTCTGAGCTGGCCCTGGCCCAGAATACCCCGGAGGAGGTTGCCGAGTCCCGGCTGGACGAGGCGCTGGCGTCCTGA
- a CDS encoding DUF2218 domain-containing protein translates to MDTSPSHHSTQHPVLDHHSTARVATSSPSRYGLQLVSHMGRKIQAEWNDTTSTGQLAFDLDGPVTGVVDLTCEADTLVMALSAAKDEQERLEQVVGSHLARFGYRDGLAVSWTRQDGSAGTTQGPLSKEDVERLSRRR, encoded by the coding sequence ATGGATACTAGCCCGTCACACCACAGCACACAGCACCCTGTCCTCGACCACCACTCGACCGCCCGCGTCGCCACGAGCAGCCCGTCACGCTACGGGCTGCAGCTCGTGAGCCACATGGGCCGCAAGATCCAGGCCGAGTGGAACGACACCACGTCCACCGGACAGCTGGCCTTCGACCTCGACGGCCCGGTGACCGGTGTCGTCGACCTCACCTGCGAGGCTGACACCCTGGTCATGGCGCTGTCGGCCGCCAAGGACGAGCAGGAGCGTCTGGAGCAGGTGGTCGGCTCCCACCTGGCCCGTTTTGGCTATCGCGACGGCCTGGCTGTCTCCTGGACACGGCAGGACGGCTCAGCCGGGACCACTCAGGGCCCTCTGTCCAAGGAGGACGTGGAACGCCTGAGCCGCAGGCGCTAG